In Rothia mucilaginosa, one genomic interval encodes:
- a CDS encoding ABC transporter substrate-binding protein, with protein sequence MNTAILKKASLKPLALLAVLPLALTGCVSTANENSDANGEVSLVKSGTLSVCTNTPYKPFEYEENGTIVGLDADIANAIASDLGVKAQLTSISFEGLDSGTGLATGQCDIALAGIGVTDERKSKMEFTTVYFDDNLAILVPKGSSITSAADLKGVSVGAQQATSGETYAKENGAEVIQYEDTSLMFSALKTGQVKAVAANLSVVSEALTNDPDSFKIAYQDSENTEQIAAAVSSNNKALLTKANATIAKLKENGELDKMKAKWVGATSSTSASASSSAS encoded by the coding sequence ATGAACACCGCAATCCTCAAGAAGGCATCCCTTAAGCCCCTCGCACTACTGGCAGTACTGCCCCTAGCGCTGACCGGCTGCGTCTCCACCGCCAACGAGAACTCCGACGCCAACGGCGAGGTCAGCCTCGTCAAGTCCGGCACCCTCAGCGTCTGCACCAACACCCCCTACAAGCCCTTCGAATACGAAGAAAACGGCACCATCGTCGGCCTGGATGCAGACATCGCCAACGCTATCGCCTCTGATCTGGGCGTGAAGGCTCAGCTGACCTCCATCAGCTTCGAGGGCCTGGACTCCGGAACCGGCCTGGCCACCGGTCAGTGCGATATCGCCCTTGCGGGTATCGGCGTGACCGACGAACGTAAGAGCAAGATGGAATTCACCACCGTCTACTTCGACGACAACCTGGCAATCCTGGTCCCCAAGGGTTCCTCCATCACCTCCGCCGCAGACCTGAAGGGTGTCAGCGTTGGTGCGCAGCAGGCAACCAGCGGTGAAACCTACGCCAAGGAAAACGGTGCAGAGGTCATCCAGTACGAAGACACCTCCCTCATGTTCTCCGCCCTGAAGACCGGTCAGGTCAAGGCAGTCGCAGCGAACCTCTCCGTGGTATCCGAGGCACTGACCAACGACCCGGACTCCTTCAAGATCGCCTACCAGGATTCCGAGAACACCGAGCAGATTGCCGCAGCAGTTTCCTCCAACAACAAGGCACTGCTGACCAAGGCAAACGCTACCATCGCCAAGCTCAAGGAAAACGGCGAACTCGACAAGATGAAGGCCAAGTGGGTTGGTGCCACTTCCTCCACCTCCGCGAGCGCCTCTTCCTCCGCTTCCTAA
- a CDS encoding amino acid ABC transporter permease: MSSKLSPRQKQKLFRYAQYALLAVIALAAILLADWKTLSQQVFNLDVAAQQFPDVITVALKNTLLYTTLGFIVGLSGGLLLALMRISSIAPYRWIATLYVELFRGIPALLVFFAFGYGIPLAFKIRFVDNLIPVTLSLGMVSAAYISEVLRAGLQAIPKGQMEAARSLGMSHTRAMISIIIPQAFRVVLPPLTNEVILLTKDSSLVYLLGVTVSQYELAKFGREGLTAANAGLTPLVVAGLCYLIITVPLGQLSAYFERRTQLAGRK, translated from the coding sequence ATGTCCTCTAAACTCTCACCCCGTCAGAAGCAGAAGCTCTTCCGCTACGCACAGTACGCCCTTCTGGCAGTTATCGCTCTGGCAGCCATTCTTTTGGCTGACTGGAAGACCCTCAGCCAGCAGGTATTCAACCTGGACGTTGCGGCTCAGCAGTTCCCCGACGTCATCACCGTGGCGTTAAAGAACACCCTGCTGTACACCACCTTGGGCTTCATTGTGGGCCTCTCCGGCGGTCTGCTGCTGGCGCTCATGCGTATTTCCTCTATCGCTCCCTACCGTTGGATTGCGACCCTGTACGTGGAGCTTTTCCGCGGCATCCCGGCGCTGCTGGTCTTCTTCGCGTTCGGTTACGGTATTCCCCTGGCGTTCAAGATCCGCTTCGTGGATAACCTGATTCCGGTGACCCTGTCCCTGGGTATGGTTTCGGCAGCCTACATTAGTGAGGTTCTGCGTGCGGGCCTGCAGGCGATCCCGAAGGGCCAGATGGAGGCGGCACGTTCCCTGGGCATGTCCCACACTCGTGCGATGATTTCGATCATTATTCCGCAGGCGTTCCGCGTGGTTCTGCCGCCGCTGACCAACGAGGTTATCCTGCTGACCAAGGACTCCTCCCTCGTGTACCTGCTGGGCGTGACGGTTTCTCAGTACGAGCTGGCGAAGTTCGGTCGTGAGGGTCTGACCGCCGCTAACGCGGGTCTGACTCCCCTGGTGGTTGCGGGTCTGTGCTACCTGATTATCACTGTTCCGCTGGGCCAGCTCTCCGCATATTTTGAGCGCCGCACCCAGCTTGCGGGCCGCAAGTAA
- a CDS encoding polyprenyl synthetase family protein yields MSNAEQPIAATDLLGDLDLKLPAGFELIAADPKLGPQILSSLARIEERLAEAIAQTDHLADVASRHLLSAGGKRVRPLLALLCAAVDGEINDEVIEAAVVVELTHLATLYHDDVMDDAPKRRGVDSAQMIWGNSVAILTGDLIFSRASLLVSELGTRPMKIQSQTFERLVLGQLFETTGPREGQDLLDHYIAVIEGKTGSLIAAAGEYGSLLSGASEEVISMVKAYGELVGVAFQLADDVIDIVSDGKTSGKTRGTDLREGVPTLPTILLDRAVAAGDESAIAVRALLDADLSSDEALEAAVEALAAHPVTQEAWQIAYDWADRAIAAIAPLPESTAKAALESFAHAVVHREG; encoded by the coding sequence GTGAGCAACGCAGAGCAGCCCATCGCCGCAACCGACCTGCTGGGAGACCTCGACCTGAAGCTTCCCGCAGGCTTCGAACTCATCGCCGCAGACCCCAAGCTGGGTCCGCAGATTCTCTCCTCTCTCGCGCGTATTGAGGAACGCCTGGCAGAGGCAATCGCACAGACCGACCACCTGGCGGACGTCGCGTCCCGCCACCTGCTCTCCGCGGGCGGCAAGCGCGTGCGCCCCCTGCTGGCTCTGCTCTGCGCAGCCGTAGACGGCGAAATCAACGACGAGGTCATTGAAGCCGCCGTGGTCGTTGAGCTGACCCACCTGGCAACCCTCTACCACGACGACGTCATGGACGATGCCCCCAAGCGCCGCGGCGTGGACAGCGCCCAGATGATTTGGGGCAACTCCGTCGCGATTCTCACCGGCGACCTGATCTTTTCCCGCGCATCCCTGCTGGTGTCCGAGCTGGGCACCCGCCCCATGAAGATTCAGTCCCAGACCTTCGAACGTCTGGTGCTCGGCCAGCTCTTCGAAACCACCGGCCCCCGCGAGGGCCAGGACCTGCTCGACCACTACATTGCCGTCATTGAGGGTAAGACCGGCTCCCTGATTGCCGCAGCCGGCGAGTACGGCTCCCTGCTTTCGGGCGCTTCCGAAGAGGTTATCTCCATGGTCAAGGCGTACGGCGAGCTGGTCGGCGTGGCATTCCAGCTGGCAGACGATGTCATCGATATTGTGAGCGACGGCAAGACCAGCGGTAAGACCCGCGGCACCGACCTGCGCGAGGGTGTGCCGACCCTGCCGACCATCCTGCTGGACCGTGCGGTAGCCGCCGGCGACGAATCCGCTATTGCTGTTCGCGCCCTGCTGGATGCCGACCTGAGCTCCGACGAGGCACTGGAAGCAGCCGTGGAGGCGCTCGCCGCCCACCCGGTCACCCAGGAAGCATGGCAGATTGCCTACGACTGGGCGGATCGCGCAATCGCTGCGATTGCTCCGCTGCCCGAGTCCACCGCGAAGGCTGCGCTGGAGTCCTTCGCGCACGCTGTGGTTCACCGCGAAGGCTAA
- a CDS encoding demethylmenaquinone methyltransferase translates to MNAEKNTRANRATLDKKTSDIAAMFDTVAERYDLMNGILSLGQHIYWRKQAVAAVDAHPGQKVLDVAAGTGVSSEPFADAGVDVIAADLSEGMLDVGRRRRPDMTFVQADVTALPFDDETFDAVTMSYGLRNVANYPKALSEIYRVLKPGGRIVILEFSTPTFAPFGAVYKNYIMKAIPPIARAISSNPESYEYLAESIIAWPNQQELAQKFKEAGFTSVQYRNLTGGIVAIHRAFKPEAHSA, encoded by the coding sequence GTGAACGCAGAGAAGAACACCCGCGCCAACCGCGCAACCCTAGACAAGAAAACCAGCGATATCGCCGCCATGTTCGATACCGTCGCTGAACGCTACGACCTCATGAACGGCATCCTCTCCCTCGGCCAGCACATCTACTGGCGCAAGCAGGCAGTCGCAGCCGTCGACGCACACCCCGGCCAGAAAGTGCTGGACGTAGCCGCAGGTACCGGCGTCTCCTCCGAACCCTTCGCCGACGCCGGCGTGGATGTCATCGCAGCAGACCTCTCCGAAGGCATGCTCGACGTGGGCCGCCGCCGTCGCCCCGACATGACCTTCGTGCAGGCAGACGTCACCGCCCTACCCTTCGACGACGAAACCTTCGACGCAGTGACCATGTCCTACGGCCTGCGCAACGTCGCCAACTACCCCAAGGCACTGAGCGAAATCTACCGCGTACTCAAGCCCGGTGGACGCATCGTCATCCTCGAATTCTCCACCCCGACCTTCGCCCCCTTCGGCGCGGTCTACAAGAACTACATCATGAAGGCGATCCCGCCGATCGCCCGCGCAATCTCCTCCAACCCCGAATCCTACGAATACCTTGCCGAGTCCATCATCGCCTGGCCCAACCAGCAGGAACTGGCGCAGAAGTTCAAGGAGGCGGGCTTCACCTCCGTACAGTACCGCAACCTTACCGGCGGTATTGTCGCAATTCACCGCGCCTTCAAGCCCGAAGCACATAGCGCCTAA
- a CDS encoding amino acid ABC transporter ATP-binding protein has product MTASTSSMAASSVRISNLHKSYGKVQVLKGIDMQVEPGEVVCLIGPSGSGKSTLLRCVNLLEEPNDGTIMVGDTEVTDPDVDINRVRTHMGMVFQQFNLFGHLNILDNCTIAQIKVLGRSKAEAEAVAREQLAKVGLEGKEDRFPAQLSGGQQQRVAIARALSMHPDLMLFDEPTSALDPEMVGEVLSIMRNLADEGMTMIVVTHEMAFAREVADKVVFMADGVVVEEGPADQVIGNPQHERTQAFLARVLDPTHAVVD; this is encoded by the coding sequence ATGACTGCTTCAACTTCATCCATGGCCGCCTCCTCGGTGCGCATTTCTAACCTGCACAAGTCCTACGGCAAGGTTCAGGTTCTCAAGGGCATTGACATGCAGGTCGAGCCGGGCGAGGTCGTGTGCCTTATTGGCCCTTCGGGTTCCGGTAAGTCCACCCTGCTGCGTTGCGTGAACCTGCTGGAGGAGCCGAATGACGGCACCATCATGGTGGGCGATACCGAGGTCACCGACCCGGACGTAGACATTAACCGCGTGCGTACCCACATGGGTATGGTGTTCCAGCAGTTCAACCTGTTCGGTCACCTGAACATTCTGGATAACTGCACGATTGCTCAGATTAAGGTTCTGGGCCGTTCCAAGGCGGAGGCGGAGGCGGTTGCCCGCGAGCAGCTCGCCAAGGTTGGCCTGGAAGGTAAGGAAGACCGCTTCCCGGCTCAGCTGTCCGGTGGTCAGCAGCAGCGTGTGGCTATTGCGCGTGCACTGTCCATGCACCCGGATCTGATGCTTTTCGACGAGCCGACCAGTGCGCTCGACCCGGAGATGGTCGGCGAGGTTCTGAGCATTATGCGCAACCTTGCTGACGAGGGCATGACCATGATCGTGGTGACTCACGAGATGGCGTTCGCCCGCGAGGTCGCCGATAAGGTCGTCTTCATGGCCGATGGTGTGGTCGTGGAGGAGGGCCCCGCCGATCAGGTGATTGGCAACCCCCAGCACGAACGTACTCAGGCTTTCTTGGCGCGCGTGCTCGATCCGACCCACGCCGTAGTAGACTAG